The Procambarus clarkii isolate CNS0578487 chromosome 76, FALCON_Pclarkii_2.0, whole genome shotgun sequence genome includes a window with the following:
- the LOC138357189 gene encoding mucin-22-like, with translation MSVPPATLETINTDTATLETINTDTATLETINTDTATLETINTDTAILETINTDTATLETINTDTATLETINTDTATLETINTDTATLETINTDTTTLETINTDTATLETINTDAATLETINTDTATLGTINTDTATLGTTHNDTATLGTTHTDTATLGTINTDTATLGTTNTDTATLETTNTDTATLETTNTDTATLETTHADTATLETINTDTATLETINTDTATLETINTDTATLETTHADTATLETINTDTATLETINTDTATLETINTDTATLGTINTDTATLGTTHNDTATLGTTHTDTATLGTINTDTATLGTTNTDTATLETTNTDTATMRDDLH, from the coding sequence CAACACTGGAAACGATCAATACTGACACAGCAACACTAGAGACGATCAATACTGACACAGCAACACTGGAAACGATCAATACTGACACAGCAACACTGGAAACGATCAATACTGACACAGCAATACTGGAAACGATCAATACTGACACAGCAACACTGGAAACGATCAATACTGACACAGCAACACTAGAGACGATCAATACTGACACAGCAACACTGGAGACGATCAATACTGACACAGCAACACTGGAGACGATCAATACTGACACAACAACACTGGAGACGATCAATACTGACACAGCAACACTGGAGACGATCAATACTGACGCAGCAACACTGGAGACGATCAATACTGACACAGCAACACTGGGGACGATCAATACTGACACAGCAACACTAGGGACGACTCACAATGACACAGCAACACTGGGGACGACTCACACTGACACAGCAACACTGGGGACGATCAATACTGACACAGCAACACTGGGGACGACCAATACTGACACAGCAACACTGGAGACGACCAATACTGACACAGCAACACTGGAGACGACCAATACTGACACAGCAACACTGGAGACGACTCACGCTGACACAGCAACACTGGAGACGATCAATACTGACACAGCAACACTGGAGACGATCAATACTGACACAGCAACACTGGAGACGATCAATACTGACACAGCAACACTGGAGACGACTCACGCTGACACAGCAACACTGGAGACGATCAATACTGACACAGCAACACTGGAGACGATCAATACTGACACAGCAACACTGGAGACGATCAATACTGACACAGCAACACTGGGGACGATCAATACTGACACAGCAACACTAGGGACGACTCACAATGACACAGCAACACTGGGGACGACTCACACTGACACAGCAACACTGGGGACGATCAATACTGACACAGCAACACTGGGGACGACCAATACTGACACAGCAACACTGGAGACGACCAATACTGACACAGCAACAATGAGGGACGACTTACACTGA